In Magnolia sinica isolate HGM2019 chromosome 12, MsV1, whole genome shotgun sequence, a single genomic region encodes these proteins:
- the LOC131219971 gene encoding uncharacterized protein LOC131219971: MLLELLKDALPEGETLPRSFYETKKIIGDLGLKYNKIDACPNDCMLYWKDTVDEQSCGICGASRWKTFEHQSDDDATSSTAKERKIPAKILRHFPLKPRLQRLYMSSKTASSMKWHYECRIEDGMLRHPANSPAWKTFDHYHPTFSSDSRNVRLGLAADGFNPFKTMSITHSTWPVILILYNLPPWMCMKQSYFMMSLLIPGPFGPDNDIDVYLQPLIDELKDLWEVGIDTYDASSNEIFRMRVALLWTISDFPAYANLSGWSTKGRLACPCCNKDTLSKYLKHGRKFCYMGHRRFLELDHRFRSNSRSFDGTEEFSEAPTLLSGSDVLDQLQGINVTFGKKTSGNYGHKRRREDNAKDRYNWKKQSIFFDLPYWEHNLLRHNLDVMHIEKNVCDNVLGTLLNIEGKTKDSLKARLDMQDMGIRQTLHPRQLSSNKTYLPPACFTMSTSEKDDFCKVLK, from the coding sequence ATGTTACTTGAATTGTTAAAGGATGCGCTTCCCGAAGGTGAAACCTTACCAAGGTCTTTCTATGAAACCAAGAAGATTATTGGAGACTTGGGcctaaaatacaataaaattgaTGCTTGTCCCAATGATTGTATGTTATATTGGAAGGATACTGTCGACGAgcaatcatgtggtatatgtggtGCTTCCAGATGGAAAACATTTGAACATCAATCAGATGACGATGCGACTTCTTCGACTGCCAAAGAGAGAAAAATTCCAGCCAAAATATTACGCCATTTTCCTTTGAAACCAAGGCTTCAGAGGTTGTACATGTCATCTAAAACAGCGTCCTCTATGAAATGGCATTATGAATGTCGCATCGAAGATGGAATGTTAAGGCATCCGGCTAATTCCCCGGCGTGGAAAACTTTTGATCACTACCATCCTACCTTTTCATCGGATAGTCGCAATGTTAGACTTGGGTTAGCAGCTGATGGTTTCAATCCATTCAAGACAATGAGTATTACTCATAGCACATGGCCGGTTATTCTGATACTATATAACTTGCCACCATGGATGTGTATGAAGCAATCTTATTTCATGATGTCCTTGCTTATTCCTGGTCCTTTTGGACCTGATAATGATATTGACGTGTATTTGCAACCTTTAATAGATGAGTTGAAGGATTTGTGGGAGGTTGGCATAGACACTTATGATGCCTCAAGCAATGAAATATTTCGAATGCGTGTAGCATTGTTGTGGACTATCAGTGACTTTCCTGCATATGCGAACTTATCTGGATGGAGCACTAAAGGACGCCTTGCTTGTCCTTGCTGTAACAAGGACACTTTGTCTAAATACTTGAAGCATGGTCGAAAgttttgttatatgggtcatcgtcGATTCTTGGAACTTGATCATAGATTTAGAAGTAATAGCAGATCTTTTGATGGTACAGAAGAATTTAGTGAGGCACCAACTTTGCTATCTGGGTCTGATGTGTTGGATCAGTTACAAGGAATTAATGTCACATTTGGGAAGAAGACTTCTGGCAATTATGGGCACAAGAGAAGACGagaggataatgcaaaagatCGATATAACTGGAAGAAGCAGAGTATCTTTTTCGATTTGCCGTATTGGGAACATAATTTGTTGCGGCACAATCTGGATGTGATGCATATTGAAAAGAATGTGTGTGACAATGTGCTCGGGACACTGTTGAACATTGAAGGGAAAACAAAGGACAGTTTAAAGGCACGTCTCGACATGCAAGATATGGGTATAAGACAAACATTGCACCCAAGGCAGCTTTCATCGAACAAAACATATTTGCCACCTGCATGCTTTACCATGTCAACCAGTGAGAAAGATGATTTCTGCAAAGTTTTGAAGTGA